A genome region from Salvelinus sp. IW2-2015 unplaced genomic scaffold, ASM291031v2 Un_scaffold4268, whole genome shotgun sequence includes the following:
- the prr18 gene encoding proline-rich protein 18, which produces MPFPPINLHQRISSPGREVFRKKKQTEEKDSEKEKISRSWTTANLRNLGRKPQQQKPKLPIQETEGLKSSWLTLPKQSQDWCESVPLYSSVESTTHRDRGKQSSRSSIGKDEAGEERKIQFSLSLTPEAILVIQKRSLEKQMXAKQQKGCVSVDFRHRRVFPSKRTQGGSKSSTIPVANLEHAEDITTIVKISLLNDQYKYDDVEYEEEDGDVDETVVRKCKEWLKGVESAAAFGKVDKLSTLPHLKSC; this is translated from the coding sequence ATGCCTTTTCCGCCGATAAATCTCCATCAACGAATCTCTTCTCCCGGGAGAGAGGTGTTCAGGAAAAAGAAACAGACGGAGGAAAAAGACTCGGAGAAGGAAAAGATCTCGAGGTCTTGGACTACTGCCAATCTGAGGAATTTGGGGCGAAAACCCCAACAACAGAAACCCAAACTCCCGATTCAGGAGACAGAAGGTTTAAAGAGCTCCTGGCTAACTTTACCCAAACAATCTCAAGACTGGTGCGAGAGCGTTCCGCTTTACAGTTCTGTGGAATCCACCACGCACCGGGACAGGGGCAAGCAGTCCTCGCGGAGTTCCATAGGAAAGGACGAGGCAGGAGAAGAAAGGAAGATTCAATTCTCTCTGAGCCTCACACCGGAGGCCATTCTCGTTATTCAGAAACGCAGCTTAGAAAAACAGATGRTAGCCAAACAGCAGAAGGGTTGTGTGTCCGTAGACTTTCGYCACAGGCGAGTCTTTCCATCRAAACGGACTCAAGGTGGTTCCAAAAGCTCGACCATTCCCGTCGCCAATCTAGAACACGCAGAGGACATTACAACCATCGTCAAAATATCTTTACTAAATGATCAGTATAAATACGATGACGTGGAATATGAAGAAGAAGACGGCGATGTGGACGAGACGGTGGTGAGGAAATGCAAAGAATGGCTGAAAGGAGTGGAAAGCGCCGCTGCTTTTGGGAAAGTGGACAAACTATCTACCCTTCCTCACCTAAAAAGCTGCTGA